The Bombina bombina isolate aBomBom1 unplaced genomic scaffold, aBomBom1.pri scaffold_1011, whole genome shotgun sequence genomic interval aaatgaaaataaatcctaaaatagctacaatgtaaatattagttatattgtagctatcttagggtttattttataggtaagtatttagttttaaataggaataatttatttaattatagttattttatttagatttatttaaattatatttaagttaggggggtattagggttatacttagatttaggggttaataactttattatagtggcggcgacattgtgggcggcagattaggggttaataagtgtagtttggttgcggcgacgttgggggagcagattaggggttaataaatataatgtaggtgtcggcgatgttaggggcagcagattaggggttcataggtataatgtaggtggcagcggtgtccagagcggcagattaggggttaataatataatgcaggtgtcagcgatgtcgggggcggcagattaggggttaataagtgtaagattaggggtgtttagactcggggttcatgttagggtgttaggtgtagacataaaaagtatttccccataggaatcaatggggctgcgttaggagctaaacgctgcttttttgcaggtgttaggttttttttcagctggctctcccccattgattcctatggggaaatcgtgcacaagcacatttagccagctcactgctaccgtatacagcgatggtattgaggtgagatgtggagctacattttgctatCCGCTCATTTTtatgtggctaacgccgggtttgtaaaaacccgtaataccagcgctgtcttaagtgagcggtgagaaaaaaatgctcattagcaccgcaagccttaccgacaaaaactcgtaatctagccatatgattTTAATTGTACCTCTCACTGTCACtagccatagggcatacagggcaaatgtcGGGTGGGCCGGGCTCTTATGTGTGCATTGCTGCTATATAATACcaccctctcttaaagggacactgaacacaatttttttgtgtgtgtgattcagatagagcatgcaattttaagcaactttctaattgactcctattatcaaattggcttcattctcttggtatctttatttgaaatgcaagaatgtaagtttagatgccggcccatttttggtgaacaaactgggttgttcttgctgattggtggataaattcacccaccaaaaacaagtgctttccatggttctgaaccaaaaaatagcttagatgccttctttttcaaataaagaaagcaagagaatgaagaaaatttgataataggtgtaaaatagaaagtttcttaaaacttcatcctctgaatcactaaagaaaaaaattgggttcagtgtcccttatatacacacacatatagatagattgatagatagatagatagatagatagaaagatagatgatagatagatagatagatagatagatagatagatagatagatatcaaaataacaagagtattgcattgagcaatgatacttttttattggactaactatatatttataagatgacaagctttcggaagaatgtcctcctttttcaagtctgaagcaatactgaccaatgtgatggaatttacagattatatcttaaaacacaggctaaaaagacagaaagtgttacagaagtctgagtgcagggggaggagggggtgtcgtaaaaattatGAAGGGGGTTTAAGAGACAGAGGCATACAGTGTCCagtgaaggataacagacaggggaaatatatggttatacacagagcatatactgatataaagttatatatatcaacattaaatcaatatgtataaagctgtgaaattaggtatacaggggaatgaatataagaaaaaaaggagaaaggaaagaaataaaaaggggaataataataataatcataacaacattgtggacataggcttacctgtgtacctatgcatagagagtgtggaatatacagtacaatgtaattgactatatgaaagtacattacaaacatttttgagaccacatttagtccagaatttagcaagttgaaggtttttctttccatggtgtttttgaagttgcctctgagaatcttgattttgaggttttggatggagtggtcaggttgggtgaaatggtgaccaacaggggtacagtattttgtttcacagtaatTTTTGATtgggtgtctgtgtaagttcatccgaaggtgcagtttttggcttgtttttcAAATATAAcaccccacttcacatgcagtgcaatgtatcatgtatatgccATTtgtagatatacatgaatatgcccctttaatgttatagaatTTCCCAATATAAAGACacctaaaggagaaaaaaaaaagattttgccaGCAGATTTTGACTTTACATTTCTAGGGCACAAAAGGATTTACTATGATGTTAGTAAGGGATTttccttctacagggagtgcagaattattaggcaaattgtatttttgaggattaattttattattgaacaacaaccatgttctcaatgaacccaaaaaactcattaatatcaaagctgaatagttttgaaagtagtttttagtttgtttttagttatagctattttagggggatatctgtgtgtgcaggtgactattactgtgcataattattaggcaacttaacaaaaaaacaaatatatacccatttcaattatttatttttaccagtgaaaccaatataacatctcaacattcacaaatatacatttctgacattcaaaaacaaaacaaaaacaaatcagtgacaaatatagccacctttctttgcaaggacactcaaaagcctgccatccatggattctgtcagtgttttgatctgttcaccatcaacattgcgtgcagcagcaaccacagcctcccagacactgttcagagaggtgtactgttttccctccttgtaaatctcacatttgatgatggaccacaggttctcaatggggttcagatcaggtgaacaaggaggccatgtcattagattttcttcttttataccctttcttgccagccacgctgtggagtacttggacgcgtgtgatggagcattgtcctgcatgaaaatcatgtttttcttgaaggatgcagacttcttcctgtaccactgcttgaagaaggtgtcttccagaaactggcagtaggactttgagttgagcttgactccatccttaacccgaaaaggccccacaagctcatctttgatgataccagcccaaaccagtactccacctccaccttgctggcgtctgagtcggactggagctctctgccctttaccaatccagccacgggcccatccatctggcccatcaagactcactctcatttcatcagtccataaaaccttagaaaaatcagtcttgagatatttcttggcccagtcttgacgtttcagcttgtgtgtcttgttcagtggtggtcgtctttcagcctttcttaccttggccatgtctctgagtattgcacaccttgtgcttttgggcactccagtgatgttgcagctctgaaatatggccaaactggtggcaagtggcatcttggcagctgcacgcttgacttttctcagttcatgggcagttattttgcgccttggtttttccacacgcttcttgcgaccctgttgactattttgaatgaaacgattgattgttcgatgatcacgcttcagaagctttgcaattttaagagtgctacatccctctgcaagatatctcactatttttgacttttctgagcctgtcaagtccttcttttgacccattttgccaaaggaaaggaagttgcctaataattatgcacacctgatatagggtgttgatgtcattagaccacaccccttctcattacagagatgcacatcacctaatatgcttaattggtagtaggctttcgagcctatacagcttggagtaagacaacatgcataaagaggatgatgtggtcaaaatactaatttgcctaataattctgcactccctgtacattatcCTGTTtcatgtttatgatttttttttcctctcattaCAGGGAATCCATTACATGTGAGGCCAAATAAAATATAGTTAGCGGAGACATATTCTaggttacattttaaaaaaaggatcTCCTTAAGATAAACATGAGGCATGTTGAATAGTTTTAAGGGACACAACTAGGGCAGTTGATGTTAGTAAAGGATTTTCCTTCTACATTATCCTGTTTCATGTTTATGATGTTTTCCTCTCATTACAGGGAATCCATTACATGTGAGGCCAAATAAAATATAGTTAGCGGAGACATATTCTaggttacattttaaaaaaaggatcTCCTTAAGATAAACATGAGGCATGTTGAATAGTTTTAAGGGACACAACTAGGGCAGTTGAAGATGCCTCACATCGCTGAATGTTGTACATGACAATCAGTTACACAAAACTGGCACATCTTCCTGTTCACATAAATTATTTTCTGAAATATTCAGACATCCTTTAATATAAGTCTTACACGTATGCATGCAAAATCATTTCAAAGCTTCTCAAATGTATGTACTGCTTTacccaaaataaaaattattttaaagatatttgTCAGGGGCGGCGGCATAATAAATGGGGACCACAACAGAGCTTTGTTTTGTAATTGCTCAACATGTGTGCCTTtgtctatatacatgtatatatatgtgcgtgcgtgcgtgtgtgtgtatgtgagtggttGTATAtatgatgtgtttgtgtgtaaatatatatatatatattacaaaagggATATGGGTGAAATGTAACCAgcgctaataataataaataatacaagcaGCTAGAAACACTGTCCCCCAAATAAGCTAaatatcttttccaaatatttctaaaacaaaatgtattacaaAAGGGATATGGGTGAAATGTAACCAGCGCTAATAATAGGAGGcccaaaaaatgtataaatatctaaaaaatggttatttcatatataattatatggtaataataaaacaataaaatattaaaacctaTAACTTGCAATGGTTATctcatataaatatgaataaaaatgagaCAATATATATAAACCTCACAAAGATACATATATCATCATACaacaaatatagataaaatagCAGTCTAAAtcaaatatagataaaaatatagatGAAAACACACTTAGATGGAAAGTGAAAAAAGTCCCAACATAAGAAGTCCCAATTCGTGTCAATAGGGTGTAATTATGAAAGAAGTAAGCCGTTTGTGTTTCTTTCTTTTCAACTTCAAACACCCTCCAAATGGTGAACAATACTCCTCTCATATAAGTGTCCTTAGGCTTAGGCTTGATAGAATATTATTTTCGGATCGACACACCGCAGACCACCTTATTTATCTACGTATGTTGTATTGCCATTGGTATCTACATTTCatctatatttttatctatatttgaTTTTAGACTGctattttatctatatttgttGTATGATGATATATGTATCTTTGTGAGGTTTATATATATTGtctcatttttattcatatttatatgagATAACCATTGCAAgttattggttttaatattttattgttttattattaccttataattatatatgaaataaccattttttagatatttatacattttttgggCCTCCTATTATTAGCGCTGGTTACATTTCACCCATATCCCTTttgtaatacattttgttttagaaatatttggaaaagatattTCATTATTTGGGGGACAGTGTTTCTAGCTGCTTTTATTAGGGTGTCCTCATTTTTATACATCATTTCTATACATCATTATACCCTGATTTATGTGTAGTTGACTCCCATAACTTTGTCAGGTCCAGAGCTTATACTACTACTAGTTAGTGGTATAttctatttttcacattttttttttatatatatatatatatgtgtgtgtgtattatatatatatatatatatatatatatatatatatatatatatatatatatatatacacacacacacatatatatatgtatatataaatatatatacacacacacacatatatatatgtatatataaatatatatacacacacacacatatatatatgtatatataaatatatatacacacacacacatatatatatgtatatataaatatatatacacacacacacatatatatatgtatatataaatatatatacacacacacacatatatatatgtatatataaatatatatacacacacacacatatatatatgtatatataaatatatatacacacacacacacatatatatatatatacacacacacacatatatatatgtatatataaatatatatacacacacacacatatatatttgtatagtttttgtgtaaaatatattgatatattgcaaACTTTGCTGCCAATCAATAGCAAAACAAAACTGAGAGTTTATAATCCTTAAAGTTTTAATAAAGTAACAGAATTATAACTTAGTGTGGTACCTTTTCTTTATTAGTTTGTGTATGCTTTTACCATAGTTACATTTAGGTAAAGCTGGGATTTATAATCAGTTTACATACATAGTTCAATTCTATATTTGCTTTGCAGTATGCCAGCAGTTTGTTTACTAATGTATCTGCAGCTAGTACAATACTAATGTTGTTATAGCTGCAGTatctatgcaaataaaaaaaacaaataccagattttaatataaaaaggtAAACTGatgttttattgtaatattttacaaGCAAGTCTGACAGCAGCAAGGGCTTGCATGCACCTTAGGTTACTGGTAGCCTGTCTCTTTAAGAGGAAGCAGCTTGTCCCTACAAGGCAACAGAAGCACAGGAACTGCAGAGTCAGAGCTGTTTGTCACTGCACTGCAGAGCTCACTGTCATCTCCCTGCAGAGCTGTATGTTATGCAATGCACAGCCGAGTTGTGTTCTCCCCAGCAACGTAAGGACACCTCCCTGCAGCTGATCCCAAAGGCATTTCCCTTCTGCACCGCTTTCTTATGGGCAGCTGCACACCCAGGCTCCGCCTCTGCTGCACACACTCTCAAAGGTCTATTTGCAAGACTGGACTTATAGGAAATGCTGCATTGCTCTGCACTGATATAAGTCTGCCATCTGTCTTCCCGTGCAAAAGTGACAGGACCCACGAGTGGCATTTTACCAGAATGATTCTGCAATCCCTTCATTGTATGTTGTTGCTGTCAATGAGGACTTTGGTGCTGAATGAATGGGACTGAGTAAGGCTCATTTCAGATGGATGGCAATTATTATAGTTATACAGGGACTTTGGTTAAGGTCATAAGGCcatatatatacttacaataaGGTCCATATAGTATCATTATGTACTCTCTCTGAGCTTATCAAACTTCTGAGAATTGTTTTTCTACTGGATGTGTGCAGAGCAACTGCTGAATTAACCAAAAGCAATATTCTATTCTGTATAATGCTTGCCTAGGTCTGTTACCATGCTCACGTTAAACCGCCTTCTGCGCCATTTCACTATGCTTTCTGCCAACCTGTGTACACAAAACTACAGAACATGTTCCTCTACTACTGCCAGGAGATTGCGGGTGCTGGTAGACATGGATGGGGTGCTGGCAGACTTTGAAGGTGGTTTCTTGAAGAAATTCCAAGCTCGGTACCCTGAGGAACCCTATATTACACTTGAGGATCGCAGAGGATTCTGGGTATCCGAACAATATGAACATTTGAAGCCTGGGCTAGATGTAAGTTTCTCAGAGcacttaaaatatttataaaaggcAGAGTAATTTAAATACGCTTTTATTTACTGAAATTGGTGAATAGGGATAGATGATACAGGAATTCATTGCatgttaaaaggatataaaagCGTAAAAGAAcatactttaaagtgaatgtagattttcacaaatgaaagccctgtttttaaagtgaaggtaaattttcatgtgaaagtgcccagttttttaaaaaaactattaaaaacaagggcactttcattcatgaaaaattgacatttcagctgttttttttttaaaatatacttaccttttcttcttgaagccgctccagtgcttcaccagcccgtcgcaagcctcttcatacgtgcAATGACGATTTCGGCATCCTCCAATCGCGGCttccccccggggtaatcattgcctgaggcaacgccatgattggaggaagacggtttcgtcattgctgggtaagtaaaccaggaagaagcaggtggggcatcgtttcagaacggcgatccggtgtttcagaagaacaaggtaactatttttaaaatatggtgatatgcatgaaagtttacattgcagccgttttttaaaaatgcttaccttttattccttgcaagcgtggaacaccggagcagtgATTCCCCCGCTCCAGGTTGTCTCTTCTTTTGTCAGAAattacaaatccggcttcctccaatcacagcgtggcctcaggaaatgtctgctctggggggggaagccgttattggaggaagccaaattcgtcatttctgacgtaagaagagaggaCCTGGTGCGGGGGAATCGCTGCTGCGGTGTTCCAAGCTTgaaaagaataaaaggtaagtattttaaaaaaacggctgcaatgtaaactttcatgaatgaaagtgccactggttttaatagtagtttttaaaacagggctttcattcgtgaaaacttacattcactttaacgagttagagagcattttttatttttgcactattgatTGCATAGAAATCTTTGTTAAACTCCAGCGAATGGGTTAAACAATTAGGACTCAAAATTCTTTAGTAAAGTTTAATtgatttttctaaacaaaaatcttCAAGTCTATTGGGATATTTGtagaaagttaaagtgaatgtaaagtttaatgaataagtgtccggtttttaaaaatactcttaaaaacaggggcactttcattcattaaactttacattgaagcatattttttataatactttttatttatgaaaacagACCGATGATCCTCCGATCACAGTTCCTGCTGTACTTACCAtatcaatgacgaatctggcttcctccaaacaTTGCGTGACCTCATGAGTTAGACGCTGGGGTgcttgcaacgattggaggaagctggattcgtcattgctgtgcaAAGTACAGTAGGAGCTGCGGGCGGAAgatgttttttataaataaatggtatataaaaaacacctcaatgtaaagtttaatgaatgaaagtgcccctgtttttaaaagtatttttaaaaaacaggcacttaatcattaatctttacattcacttaaaaagggacatgacacaaaagcattttctttcatgattcagatagaacatgtaatttttaagcaactttctaatttactcctagaggcccatttatcaagctccgaatgctccgaagagccgtgtttctggcgagtcttcagactcgccagaaacatcagttatgaagcagtggtctaaagaccgctgctccataaccctgtccgcctgctctgagcaggcggacaggaatcgcaacaattcaacccgatcgagtacgtttgggttgattgacacctccctgctggcggc includes:
- the LOC128643457 gene encoding 5'(3')-deoxyribonucleotidase, mitochondrial-like gives rise to the protein MLTLNRLLRHFTMLSANLCTQNYRTCSSTTARRLRVLVDMDGVLADFEGGFLKKFQARYPEEPYITLEDRRGFWVSEQYEHLKPGLDKKATSIWEAKNFFLDLDPIEGAVEAVKEMANLA